A single window of Mycolicibacterium madagascariense DNA harbors:
- a CDS encoding class I SAM-dependent methyltransferase produces the protein MTLGSSGLPRHQVPAAFDVGAAAYDQLVGANPGYHEHLRMSVRRMRIPHLGRGLRLLDAGCGTGASTRALLEVLPEAEVVAIDASAGMLAEAATKAWPPSTRFVHSRVEDLAEAGVEGPFDGIFAAYLVRNLADPDETLRRFRALLRPGATLALHEYSVRDSVRARATWNAVCWGVIIPMGRLRTGDATLYQHLRRSVTEFDGASALRNRLRANGFTGVHSETVHGWQRDVVHTFLADAPS, from the coding sequence GTGACCCTGGGATCCAGCGGGTTGCCGCGCCACCAGGTGCCCGCCGCGTTCGACGTGGGCGCGGCCGCCTACGACCAACTCGTCGGAGCCAACCCCGGCTACCACGAACATCTGCGAATGTCGGTGCGCCGCATGCGCATTCCCCACCTCGGGCGGGGCCTGCGGTTGCTCGACGCGGGATGCGGCACCGGCGCCTCGACGCGGGCGCTGCTCGAGGTGCTGCCGGAGGCCGAGGTGGTGGCCATCGACGCGTCCGCGGGAATGCTCGCCGAGGCGGCGACCAAGGCGTGGCCCCCGTCGACGCGGTTCGTGCACAGCCGGGTCGAGGATCTGGCCGAAGCCGGGGTGGAGGGTCCGTTCGACGGCATCTTCGCCGCCTACCTGGTGCGCAATCTCGCCGACCCCGACGAGACCCTGCGCCGGTTCCGGGCGCTGCTGCGCCCCGGCGCGACGCTGGCCCTGCACGAGTACTCGGTGCGGGATTCGGTGCGCGCGCGGGCCACCTGGAACGCGGTCTGCTGGGGTGTCATCATCCCGATGGGGCGCCTGCGCACCGGCGACGCCACGCTGTATCAGCACCTGCGGCGCAGCGTCACCGAGTTCGACGGCGCCTCGGCACTGCGAAACCGCCTGCGCGCCAACGGTTTCACCGGTGTGCACAGCGAGACCGTGCACGGCTGGCAGCGCGACGTCGTGCACACCTTCCTCGCGGACGCGCCGTCGTGA
- a CDS encoding TauD/TfdA dioxygenase family protein — translation MLDHHPMSPLGAVVTGVSVDTLSAGDVAALRTLLAEHGVLVLPDQDVDDGRFLNFLRSFGPTTFTEGETPVPGFDELNVISNVGRDTPPRSNFHTDTSYVRNPPAYTALRAVQVPVRGGRTQFTNQYAAYETLPAALRTRLAGRTVTHVVTGLDLREDQETTADHPLFQVHPLSGRTAMYLSTPRRCTAISGLSASEAADVIDYLYAHSTREENVFAHRWSAGDVVIWDNRCVLHRADHDGVLGDRVMHRGMVIDPVGAR, via the coding sequence GTGCTCGATCACCACCCCATGAGCCCGCTGGGCGCCGTGGTCACGGGCGTGTCGGTCGACACGCTGTCCGCCGGCGACGTCGCGGCGCTGCGGACCCTGCTGGCCGAGCACGGCGTGCTCGTCCTGCCCGACCAGGACGTCGACGACGGGCGCTTCCTGAACTTCCTGCGCAGCTTCGGGCCGACCACCTTCACCGAGGGCGAGACGCCGGTGCCCGGCTTCGACGAGCTCAACGTCATCTCCAACGTCGGGCGCGACACCCCACCGCGGTCGAACTTCCACACCGACACCAGCTATGTCCGAAACCCGCCCGCCTACACCGCATTACGTGCCGTGCAGGTGCCGGTGCGGGGCGGCCGGACGCAGTTCACCAACCAGTACGCGGCCTACGAGACGCTGCCCGCGGCCCTGCGCACGAGGCTGGCCGGGCGCACCGTGACCCACGTCGTCACCGGGCTCGACCTGCGCGAGGACCAGGAGACCACGGCCGATCACCCCCTGTTCCAGGTGCACCCGCTGTCGGGCCGCACCGCGATGTACCTTTCGACACCGAGGCGGTGCACCGCGATCAGCGGGCTGTCTGCATCGGAGGCCGCCGACGTGATCGACTACCTGTATGCCCATAGCACCCGTGAGGAGAACGTGTTCGCGCATCGATGGTCAGCTGGTGACGTCGTGATCTGGGACAACCGCTGTGTATTGCACCGCGCCGACCACGACGGGGTGCTCGGCGACCGCGTGATGCACCGCGGCATGGTGATCGATCCGGTGGGCGCCCGATGA
- a CDS encoding lycopene cyclase domain-containing protein produces MTGLGYTLPAVLSVVGVCAWEHWILRTGLFRKPAYWISMAIVVFFQILVDGWLTKLSAPIVLYADRHTTGIRFPWDIPIEDFLFGFALVTAVLLRWEHRGAKDQEERRP; encoded by the coding sequence GTGACCGGACTGGGCTACACCCTGCCCGCGGTGCTCTCCGTCGTCGGAGTGTGCGCCTGGGAACACTGGATCCTGCGCACCGGCCTCTTCCGCAAGCCCGCGTACTGGATCTCGATGGCCATCGTCGTCTTCTTCCAGATCCTGGTCGACGGCTGGCTGACCAAACTGTCCGCGCCGATCGTGCTCTACGCCGACCGGCACACCACCGGCATCCGCTTCCCTTGGGACATCCCGATCGAGGACTTCCTGTTCGGGTTCGCCCTCGTCACCGCGGTACTGCTGCGGTGGGAACACCGCGGCGCCAAGGATCAGGAGGAAAGACGACCGTGA
- a CDS encoding DUF5914 domain-containing protein, with protein sequence MSMRDAVAARVTAVSKTVAKANPFTVLPRLQWERQRPTYRDAQPAIIEHALRRATARPSGNWFAFAASTDVGTRRPFGTKIAGHEVVVWREPDGRLHAGPGACPHLGADLSTGALDCGQLVCAWHGLKLSGARHVGWTPYPVHDDGVLLWARMDHVGGEKATPEPILPQRPDGASVHAVTRLVGTCEPADVIANRLDPWHGSWFHPYSFASLDVLSAPPPGLDLPAEADNFQVAVTFHIGRIGVPVIAEFTCPERRTIVMRIVEGEGSGSVVETHATPIGPGPDGRARTAVIEAVIAHSDRPGFVHALRGGPVLRPFMRHAANRLWRDDLVYAERRYDLRSKR encoded by the coding sequence ATGAGTATGCGCGACGCCGTCGCGGCCCGCGTGACGGCCGTGTCGAAGACGGTGGCGAAGGCCAACCCGTTCACGGTCCTGCCGCGGCTGCAGTGGGAACGGCAGCGCCCGACCTACCGCGACGCGCAGCCCGCGATCATCGAACACGCGCTGCGCCGAGCCACCGCCCGCCCGAGCGGCAACTGGTTCGCCTTCGCGGCGAGCACGGACGTGGGGACCAGGCGACCGTTCGGCACGAAGATCGCCGGCCACGAGGTGGTCGTCTGGCGCGAACCCGACGGCCGGCTGCACGCCGGGCCGGGGGCCTGCCCGCACCTGGGCGCCGACCTGTCGACCGGCGCCCTGGACTGCGGACAGCTGGTCTGCGCGTGGCACGGGTTGAAGCTGAGCGGAGCCAGGCACGTGGGCTGGACCCCCTATCCCGTGCACGACGACGGGGTGTTGCTCTGGGCCAGGATGGACCACGTGGGCGGCGAAAAGGCCACGCCCGAGCCGATTCTGCCGCAGCGACCCGACGGCGCCTCCGTCCACGCGGTGACCCGTCTGGTCGGCACCTGTGAGCCCGCCGACGTCATCGCCAATCGGCTGGATCCCTGGCACGGCAGCTGGTTTCATCCCTATTCGTTCGCGAGCCTCGACGTGCTCAGCGCACCGCCACCGGGCCTGGACCTGCCCGCCGAGGCCGACAACTTCCAGGTGGCGGTGACCTTCCACATCGGTCGCATCGGCGTGCCCGTCATCGCCGAGTTCACCTGCCCGGAGCGGCGGACCATCGTGATGCGGATCGTCGAGGGGGAGGGCAGCGGCAGCGTCGTCGAAACCCACGCCACGCCAATCGGTCCCGGCCCGGACGGGCGTGCGAGGACGGCGGTGATCGAAGCGGTCATCGCCCATTCCGACCGGCCGGGTTTCGTGCACGCCCTGCGCGGCGGCCCGGTGCTGCGGCCGTTCATGCGCCACGCCGCCAACCGGCTGTGGCGTGACGACCTGGTCTACGCAGAGCGTCGCTACGACCTTCGCAGCAAACGCTAA
- a CDS encoding phytoene/squalene synthase family protein, which produces MIRSELDAAGVHDHALREAYRRARKLNAQYGRTFFLATRLLAAEQRPAVHALYGFARMADDILDDVDPDVAVADRGAALGVLQRQLAEGLTGAVPADHPVLAALVDTVHRYRIDPSLFDDFLASMRMDLTVTDYPDRAALRRYTYGSADVIGLQLLPILGTVASPQDTAPYAAALGEAFQLTNFLRDVDEDLGRGRVYLPADELAVHGVDRELLTWCREHRRTDPRVRTALAEQHAVTRSVYDSARQGIPMLARRSRPCVAAALTLYSEILDTIERSDFAVFGQRATVGNARRARVAAGGLLRAWGARMSDRHPRGTSWTVGNT; this is translated from the coding sequence GTGATCCGTTCGGAACTGGACGCGGCGGGCGTGCACGACCACGCGCTGCGGGAGGCCTATCGCCGGGCCAGGAAGCTCAACGCCCAGTACGGGCGGACGTTCTTCCTGGCGACGCGCCTGCTGGCAGCCGAGCAGCGGCCGGCGGTCCACGCCCTCTACGGATTCGCCAGGATGGCCGACGACATACTCGACGACGTCGATCCCGACGTCGCGGTCGCCGACCGGGGCGCCGCGCTGGGCGTCCTGCAGCGACAGCTCGCGGAGGGGCTCACCGGCGCCGTGCCGGCCGACCACCCCGTGCTGGCGGCGCTCGTCGACACCGTGCACCGGTATCGCATCGACCCGTCGCTCTTCGACGACTTCCTGGCGTCGATGCGGATGGACCTCACCGTCACCGACTATCCCGACCGGGCGGCGCTGCGCCGCTACACCTACGGCTCCGCCGACGTCATCGGGCTGCAGCTGCTGCCCATCCTCGGAACGGTCGCGTCGCCGCAGGACACCGCGCCGTACGCGGCCGCACTCGGCGAGGCGTTCCAGCTGACGAACTTCCTGCGCGACGTCGACGAGGACCTGGGTCGCGGCCGGGTCTATCTCCCGGCCGACGAACTGGCCGTCCACGGCGTCGACCGCGAGCTGCTGACGTGGTGTCGCGAACACCGGCGCACCGATCCGCGGGTGCGCACGGCGCTGGCCGAGCAGCACGCCGTCACCCGCAGCGTGTACGACTCTGCGCGCCAAGGCATTCCGATGTTGGCGCGGCGGTCGCGCCCCTGCGTCGCGGCCGCCCTGACGCTGTATTCGGAGATCCTCGACACCATCGAACGCAGCGACTTCGCGGTGTTCGGGCAGCGCGCGACCGTCGGCAACGCCCGCCGGGCGCGGGTCGCCGCGGGTGGCCTGCTGCGGGCGTGGGGCGCACGGATGTCGGACCGACACCCGAGGGGAACGTCGTGGACCGTTGGCAATACCTGA
- a CDS encoding lycopene cyclase domain-containing protein, translating to MDRWQYLIVLAACLVITAPLEFLGTGVYRWPRRLAYAVLPVALFFIAWDAVAIAADVWHYNPRYLTGWDVPGHIPIEEVAFFLVIPVCGLLTYTAVSRILAKVRSTRDVRR from the coding sequence GTGGACCGTTGGCAATACCTGATCGTTCTGGCGGCGTGCCTGGTCATCACTGCACCCTTGGAGTTCCTCGGCACCGGCGTGTACCGCTGGCCGCGGCGCCTGGCGTACGCGGTGCTCCCGGTCGCGCTGTTCTTCATCGCCTGGGACGCGGTCGCGATCGCCGCCGACGTGTGGCACTACAACCCGCGGTACCTCACCGGCTGGGACGTGCCCGGCCACATCCCGATCGAAGAGGTGGCGTTCTTCCTCGTCATCCCGGTGTGCGGGCTGCTGACCTACACCGCCGTCTCGCGCATTCTGGCGAAGGTGCGCAGCACCAGGGACGTACGCCGGTGA
- a CDS encoding FAD-dependent oxidoreductase gives MTDRRMETLAAPAGLPHASWLSSVPRTVVVGGGIAGLAAATGLAERGVQVDVVEREAYLGGRVGGWTEELDDGSTVTMNRGFHAFFRQYYNLRNLLRRADPGLSMLAPATDYPLVDADGRQDTFRGLPRTPPLNALVFALRSPTFRLRDLVRINARAAAPLAAVSVPAIYGLLDDTDAETFLRHINFPDAARHLAFEVFSRSFFTEPSELSAAELATMFHIYFLGSSEGLIFDVAVDDFAIALWNPLRAYLDSLGVRFHTGVSVESVRRGQEFEVHCDDGSRLTADGVVLATDTGGLRAVVDGSPDLGDEPWRRDVAGLRTAAPFTVLRLWLDRPVDADRPAFLGVGGHPPLDNVSVVDAYEHTAAQWAERTGGSVLELHAYSAPGNGEEVCKQLVERMHELYPETAGARVVAQRVLRREDCPRFGPGDFAHRPTVVTPDPGLVLAGDGIRIDLPVALMERAATTGWVAANRLLEHYGLGGHPLYSVPTRGRSNTLRRLAIAGEGQLRT, from the coding sequence GTGACCGACCGGCGGATGGAGACCCTGGCGGCCCCGGCCGGTCTGCCGCATGCGAGCTGGCTGTCGTCGGTGCCCCGCACGGTGGTGGTCGGCGGCGGCATCGCCGGACTGGCCGCCGCGACCGGGCTCGCCGAACGCGGCGTCCAGGTCGACGTCGTCGAACGCGAGGCCTACCTCGGCGGGCGGGTCGGCGGGTGGACCGAGGAGCTCGACGACGGCTCGACGGTCACCATGAACCGCGGCTTCCACGCGTTCTTCCGGCAGTACTACAACCTGCGAAACCTGTTGCGGCGCGCCGATCCCGGGCTGTCGATGCTGGCCCCGGCGACCGACTATCCGCTCGTCGACGCCGACGGACGGCAGGACACCTTCCGAGGTCTGCCGCGCACGCCACCGCTGAACGCCCTGGTGTTCGCGCTGCGCAGCCCCACCTTCCGGCTGCGCGACCTGGTGCGGATCAACGCCAGGGCGGCAGCCCCGCTGGCCGCGGTGTCGGTACCCGCCATCTACGGCCTGCTCGACGACACCGACGCGGAGACCTTCCTGCGGCACATCAACTTTCCCGACGCCGCCCGGCATCTGGCCTTCGAGGTGTTCTCCCGCAGCTTCTTCACCGAACCCTCGGAACTGTCGGCGGCCGAGCTGGCCACGATGTTCCACATCTACTTCCTGGGCTCCAGCGAGGGATTGATCTTCGACGTCGCCGTCGACGACTTCGCCATCGCGCTGTGGAATCCGTTGCGCGCGTATCTGGATTCACTCGGCGTGCGGTTTCACACGGGGGTGTCGGTGGAATCCGTGCGTCGCGGCCAGGAATTCGAGGTGCACTGCGACGACGGCAGCAGGCTCACCGCCGACGGCGTGGTGCTCGCGACCGACACCGGCGGGCTGCGCGCCGTGGTCGACGGCTCACCGGACCTCGGCGACGAACCCTGGCGACGCGACGTCGCCGGGCTGCGGACCGCCGCCCCGTTCACCGTGCTGAGGCTGTGGCTGGACCGACCGGTCGACGCGGACCGACCGGCGTTCCTCGGCGTCGGCGGACATCCTCCGCTGGACAACGTCAGCGTCGTCGACGCCTACGAGCACACGGCGGCCCAATGGGCCGAGCGCACCGGGGGATCGGTGCTCGAATTGCACGCCTACTCCGCGCCGGGCAACGGCGAGGAAGTGTGCAAGCAGCTCGTCGAACGGATGCACGAGCTCTACCCCGAGACCGCCGGGGCGCGCGTCGTCGCCCAGCGCGTGCTGCGGCGCGAGGACTGCCCCCGCTTCGGACCCGGGGACTTCGCGCACCGGCCGACGGTCGTCACGCCCGATCCCGGTCTGGTGCTGGCCGGCGACGGCATCCGCATCGATCTGCCGGTGGCACTGATGGAACGTGCGGCGACCACGGGTTGGGTCGCGGCCAACCGGCTTCTGGAGCACTATGGCCTGGGGGGCCACCCGCTCTACAGCGTCCCCACCCGGGGTCGGTCGAACACGTTGCGGCGGTTGGCGATCGCCGGGGAAGGACAGCTGAGGACATGA
- the crtI gene encoding phytoene desaturase family protein, which produces MRPDSDHVVVVGAGLAGLAAALHLAGRGRAVTVLERGEHPGGRMGQLDVGGYRIDTGPTVLTMPDIIADTLAAVGESLSDRLDLVQVDPSYHTHFADGSTLDVHRDADAMADEIRRVMGPGEAQGYLRLRDWLTELYRVEFDGFIASNFDSPFSLVTPQLARLLALGGFRRWESVMRRFLTDDRLLRVFSFQALYAGVPPQRALAVYAVIAYMDTIAGVYFPRGGMRAVPEALAAAAAAAGVEFRYGATVSALERSGDRVTAVRTEDGQRIACDSAVLTTELPDTYRLLGRQPRRLLKLRPAPSAVVAHLGCRTTAETDDGHHTILFGKDWDQTFVDIIDDGRVMSDPSLLVTRPTATDRSLAPQGRDLLYVLAPAPNLDRGRFDWARDGGAYVDGMIETVRDRMPNVGEDLELLHVVDPAGWGEQGMYAGTPFALAHTFSQTGPFRPANRVRGIDNVVLAGSSTVPGVGVPTALLSGRLAADRITGSVSGRRGPLLRGVR; this is translated from the coding sequence ATGAGGCCCGACAGCGACCACGTGGTCGTCGTCGGCGCGGGGTTGGCGGGCCTGGCGGCGGCGCTGCACCTCGCCGGTCGCGGCCGTGCCGTGACGGTGCTCGAGCGCGGCGAGCATCCCGGTGGCCGGATGGGTCAGCTGGACGTCGGTGGCTACCGCATCGACACCGGGCCGACCGTGCTGACGATGCCGGACATCATCGCCGACACCCTCGCGGCCGTCGGCGAATCGCTGTCAGACCGGTTGGACCTGGTCCAGGTCGACCCGTCGTATCACACCCATTTCGCCGACGGCTCGACATTGGACGTGCACCGCGACGCCGACGCGATGGCCGACGAGATCCGCCGGGTGATGGGGCCCGGCGAGGCGCAGGGCTACCTGCGGCTGCGCGATTGGCTGACCGAGCTGTACCGCGTGGAGTTCGACGGCTTCATCGCGTCGAACTTCGACTCCCCGTTCTCACTGGTCACCCCGCAGCTGGCCCGGTTGCTCGCCCTCGGCGGCTTCCGGCGCTGGGAGTCGGTGATGCGCCGGTTCCTCACCGACGACCGCCTGCTGCGGGTGTTCTCCTTCCAGGCGCTCTACGCGGGCGTCCCGCCGCAGCGCGCCCTGGCCGTGTACGCCGTCATCGCCTACATGGACACCATCGCCGGGGTGTACTTCCCCAGGGGTGGCATGCGGGCGGTACCGGAGGCGCTGGCCGCGGCGGCCGCGGCCGCCGGCGTGGAGTTCCGGTACGGGGCCACGGTCTCGGCGCTGGAACGCTCGGGGGACCGGGTGACGGCGGTGCGCACCGAGGACGGGCAGCGGATCGCGTGCGACTCGGCGGTGCTGACCACCGAACTGCCCGACACCTACCGGTTGCTCGGACGCCAGCCCCGGCGACTGCTCAAGCTGCGGCCCGCGCCCTCCGCGGTCGTCGCGCACCTCGGGTGCCGGACCACCGCCGAGACCGACGACGGGCACCACACCATCCTCTTCGGCAAGGACTGGGACCAGACGTTCGTCGACATCATCGACGACGGACGCGTGATGTCGGACCCGTCGCTGCTGGTCACCAGGCCCACCGCCACGGATCGGTCGCTCGCGCCGCAGGGGCGCGACCTGCTCTACGTGCTCGCCCCCGCGCCCAACCTCGACCGTGGCCGGTTCGACTGGGCCCGCGACGGCGGCGCCTACGTCGACGGAATGATCGAGACCGTCCGGGACAGGATGCCCAACGTGGGCGAGGATCTGGAACTGTTGCACGTGGTGGATCCGGCCGGATGGGGGGAGCAGGGCATGTACGCAGGGACGCCGTTCGCGTTGGCGCACACGTTCTCGCAGACCGGGCCGTTCCGCCCGGCCAACCGGGTGCGCGGCATCGACAACGTGGTGCTGGCGGGATCGTCGACGGTGCCCGGGGTCGGCGTGCCCACGGCGCTGCTGTCGGGCCGGCTGGCGGCCGACCGCATCACCGGCAGCGTCAGTGGCCGACGGGGGCCACTGCTGCGGGGGGTGCGGTGA